The Aneurinibacillus migulanus genome contains the following window.
ATGAAACACATGCGGGCCGAGTAGTTGGTATCGCGCTGGAAACGCGGAGCGGAGGGAAAAGTATAGAGGTTGCTATCTCCGGTTCTGTTACACATGCAAAGTGGAAACTAACGCCAGGAGCAAAGTGCTTTGTTTCGTCAGGAGGAATGATTTCACATGATCCGCCGTCAGTGGGATTCGTGCAGCGTATTGGGGTAGCAGAAAACGAGCAGACGATACTATTACAGATCGGTGAGCCGGTCGTACTTGGAGGTTGATGATATGAAAATCATTACAATAGGAAAAAACGGGGTACAGGAAGCGGTAAATCCGGTAGTTTCCAGTGCAGGGGCGGCTGACAAAGGGAAGCCAGTCGGCTTAGATGAAACAGGAAAACTTGATCCAACGGTGATGCCTTCCGGCCTTGGGGCAACCACATACGTTGCACCTGCTTACGAAGCGTTGTCGGCGGGTGACTTTGTAAATATTTTTGATGATGCTGGAACGACAAAGATACGTTTGGCTGATGCGCAAAGTGCGACAAGGATCGCTCATGGATTTGTAAAAAATTCAGTAGCCGCAGGCGGGAATGCATCCGTCTACTTGGAAGGAGAAAACGATAAATTATCAGGATTAACAGTGGGGAGTGAATACTTCCTAGATTTTGATGAAAAAGGAAAAGCGGTAACGAATCCAAATGTATACCCTGGACTTGTGGTACAAAATCTTGGGTTCGCCTTATCTACAACTACGATTCTATTTAAGAGAGGAAAAGGAATTATCATTAAATAAATCCTGTTTTCTGGATTTTTAGGCGGTGAAGAGATGGCACAACCAATTCGAGACTTACCTATCGGAAGTAAAATTTATTTTGGGTCATATCGAGTAGAAAAAAGCAGAAAAGAACCTATTATATGGACGGTTGCGGCAAAAAATCATCCTGGATACCCCGATAATTCTGTGACGCTTTTAAGCGAATATATCATCGATCTTCATGGAATGGATGCCCAAGAACCTAATAACCCAATTGGAAATAGTGATTATACTCTTTCGAATATTCGGCAATGGTTAAATGTATTTGGTGAAGAATGGTTTGAACCTACACACGAACATGATACAGAACCTACAGTTGAAAACTTTGCGACACATTCGGGGTACAGTCATACACTTGGGTTCCTATCTAGTTTTACAGAAAAGGAGAACAATACAATACTGTACACAGATTTAAGCGTTATAAAAAACGATGGCATTGAAAAAATACAAGACAAAGTATTTTTGCTATCTCAATCAGAGATAGATCCGCTCAATACAGAAGAAGGAAGCGTATTAGAGTTATTTTCAAACGCAACTGACGATTCCCGTAAAGCTTTTATTACTTGGCAAGCTGTAATGAACACAACTTCTTCAGTTAATCCTCTTGAGGGGATGGTATATACAGCTTGGTCTTTACGAACACCAGAAAAAAATACACCGGGCAGACATAAAACTGTTGAGTTTTATGGCGGTATCAGTAACCAATCTGCAAATTGGGATTGTGGTATACGTCCAGCTATGAATGTAGATGATTCGCTCATGGCATCTGATTTTCCGGATGAAAATGGCATCTTTACTGTAGAAGATACTCATAAATTACTTATGCTTAATAAAAATGATGGTGCAATCGAAGCAACTGAAATACCGGATCGAAGAGAAGCTGATGTACCGAAATGGGAAATGATTACACTGTCAGAAGGATGGAGAGATAAATCTTACTTTAACCATGGAGTAACATCTTGCAGTAAGGATAATAATGGAATGGTTCATTTACGAGGAAAAATCTATAAAGGAACCACAACAGATGGAACCATCATTTTTACATTGAAAAAAGAGTATCGCCCTGTATTTGATATCTCTGTTTTTGCTGTTAGCGGAGCAGATGAAAATAGTGCTGAGATTACAGAATTACGTATTAATCGAAAGGGTGAAGTCTCTATTTATCGGGCAAAATCAGGCTATTTGTGGCTAACCGGGATTTCTTTCCCTGCGTTTTAGAGGTGTTACTATGAAAGTAAACGAAATAATTGACCTGGCACAACTCCAATCGGAAGAAGTGTATGACGAACCAACCTGGATCGATTACATTAACTTAGCATTGGATGATCTTACTCCGGCTGCCTATTTTCTTCGTTCAAAAGAAGGGATACCTATTACATTAACAGGCGGCAACGCAGAGATCGATTTACTCGCGGATCAGGATTTAAAACATCAACATCAAATCATTAGTGTGTACTTTACTGAGACGCAACCAGACAGTAAATCCATGCGTCAGTTGCGGATGCTTTCTTTCACTAATAATGCAACTGAAGGCTGGAAGATCATAGATAACAAATTGAAGTTACAAAAAATAAAATCGGCCGATGCGGGAACATGTCGAATTGACTTTTATTCCAAGCTCGGACATGTATCTTCTGTTGAAGATGATATTGAACTTGTGGCTGGGCTTCCTGAACAGTTCCATCACCTTCTTGTTGATTATATGTGTGCGAAGTCTCAACAAAAAGAGGAAGAGTTAGACGATAAAAATGACTTCTATAATGACTATCTAATGAACAAACGGATTTTTACGCTTGAACAAAAAATTAAGCTGGAACCACATAAAAGAAAGCGATACGAAAAGATGATTATGCAGCTACAAGCAGGCGGTGGTAATGGCTAATGGAAAAGCAACCAATTGACATTACGAAATTCGGGGGTATCAATAAACTCCATACCCGTGAACTTGGTCAGGCGTCGATCGGGAAAAATTTTTGGACGAAAAGCGGCTCTCTCGTTACACGGGAGGGCTGTTCATATTTAGGGCCTTCCTTCTCTTCGCCTATAAAGAGTATGCATACAGGTGGAACGATAAATACACAACAAAAGCTTTTTGTTGAAGTAGAAAATTCACTATATCTTGTAGATGATAGTAACAAAACAGTTGTTCGTTCTGGATTGTCTGGACCTCCCCTGGATAGTGTGCAGTATTCACAATTCATTATATTCGGGAATGGAAATCAAATGTTTAGCTATGATTTGAAAACTGGAACAACGGAAGATTTGAAAAACATCAGCAAACGGGAGAATGGCAATGATGTAATTTCATCTTCTCCGGTACCCTCTATGTCTCGTTTTCTT
Protein-coding sequences here:
- a CDS encoding phage adaptor protein, whose protein sequence is MKVNEIIDLAQLQSEEVYDEPTWIDYINLALDDLTPAAYFLRSKEGIPITLTGGNAEIDLLADQDLKHQHQIISVYFTETQPDSKSMRQLRMLSFTNNATEGWKIIDNKLKLQKIKSADAGTCRIDFYSKLGHVSSVEDDIELVAGLPEQFHHLLVDYMCAKSQQKEEELDDKNDFYNDYLMNKRIFTLEQKIKLEPHKRKRYEKMIMQLQAGGGNG
- a CDS encoding DUF6273 domain-containing protein, encoding MAQPIRDLPIGSKIYFGSYRVEKSRKEPIIWTVAAKNHPGYPDNSVTLLSEYIIDLHGMDAQEPNNPIGNSDYTLSNIRQWLNVFGEEWFEPTHEHDTEPTVENFATHSGYSHTLGFLSSFTEKENNTILYTDLSVIKNDGIEKIQDKVFLLSQSEIDPLNTEEGSVLELFSNATDDSRKAFITWQAVMNTTSSVNPLEGMVYTAWSLRTPEKNTPGRHKTVEFYGGISNQSANWDCGIRPAMNVDDSLMASDFPDENGIFTVEDTHKLLMLNKNDGAIEATEIPDRREADVPKWEMITLSEGWRDKSYFNHGVTSCSKDNNGMVHLRGKIYKGTTTDGTIIFTLKKEYRPVFDISVFAVSGADENSAEITELRINRKGEVSIYRAKSGYLWLTGISFPAF